One window from the genome of Anguilla rostrata isolate EN2019 chromosome 5, ASM1855537v3, whole genome shotgun sequence encodes:
- the LOC135255689 gene encoding pleckstrin homology domain-containing family F member 2-like: MGHQLAFTEQNAERILAVQGLFGTSGKPLAMPGRVLVGEGHLLKLCRRSPQPRAFFLFNDILVYGSVVILGRWYANQQVVALEDVSLEDAEDGLDMKHQWLIRTPRKSFYVSAASAEEKRAWMEHIGECRAERLRRTGKPAGTRFAAVWVPDRASAVCMRCCSRFGLAQRRHHCRRCGFVVCAPCSRARRVIPEISPKPVRVCRLCHQGSPPPDPPEQGATLAGRGRGGSDGKNSSEEDESPYEPSSGEDDCEEGYAELAPAQWESQNHVRNSSWSPYVDLSNHLQISDMGNY, from the coding sequence ATGGGGCATCAGCTGGCCTTCACGGAGCAGAACGCCGAGCGCATCCTGGCGGTGCAGGGGCTCTTCGGCACTTCGGGCAAGCCCTTGGCCATGCCGGGCCGCGTCCTGGTCGGGGAGGGGCACCTCCTCAAGCTGTGCCGGCGGAGCCCGCAGCCCCGGGCCTTCTTCCTCTTCAACGACATCCTGGTGTACGGCAGCGTCGTCATCCTCGGCCGCTGGTACGCCAACCAGCAGGTGGTGGCGCTGGAGGACGTGTCGCTGGAGGACGCGGAGGACGGGCTGGACATGAAGCACCAGTGGCTGATCCGCACGCCGCGCAAGTCCTTCTACGTGTCGGCGGCGTCGGCCGAGGAGAAGCGGGCGTGGATGGAGCACATCGGCGAGTGCCGGGCCGAGCGGCTGCGGCGCACGGGCAAGCCGGCGGGCACGCGCTTCGCCGCCGTCTGGGTGCCCGACCGCGCCTCGGCCGTCTGCATGCGCTGCTGCAGCCGCTTCGGCCTGGCGCAGCGGCGCCACCACTGCCGGCGCTGCGGCTTCGTGGTGTGCGCCCCCTGCTCCCGGGCGCGCCGCGTCATCCCCGAAATCTCGCCCAAGCCCGTGCGCGTCTGCCGGCTCTGCCACCAGGGGAGCCCGCCGCCCGACCCGCCGGAGCAGGGCGCCACCCTGGCCGGCCGCGGCCGCGGCGGCAGCGACGGGAAAAACTCGTCCGAGGAGGACGAGTCGCCGTACGAGCCGTCCAGCGGGGAGGACGACTGCGAGGAAGGGTACGCGGAGCTCGCTCCCGCTCAGTGGGAATCGCAGAACCACGTCAGGAACAGCTCCTGGTCGCCGTACGTCGACTTGAGCAATCATCTCCAGATTTCTGACATGGGCAACTATTAA